A genomic region of Leptolyngbya sp. NIES-2104 contains the following coding sequences:
- a CDS encoding glycosyltransferase family A protein: MIHKITVVVPVYNAEAYIGKTIQSVLAQSYSDFEVILVNDGSQDCSIEICQQFHDPRIKILHQENQGPAAARNLGIRHAQGEYVAFLDGDDLWTEDKLAKHIEHLDRNPEVGVSFCPSRFIDDQGKEMGLLQLTKMSGITPIDLLCRTPIGNGSVPVIRKSILEAIEFVNDAGEVCYFNPDRRLHPSEDVECWIRIALKTKCQFEGIPEALTLYRISSQSHSAQLMKKLHSWEAMLQDLEDWAPLEAQEWNAPAMSYQYRHLARRAVSLRDRRMSIDLIHQAISTYPAILVEEPHRTLQTLFAAYLLKVLPKSWYRGFEAIAVQITGAMQRYRMNSQLQMRSTEST, from the coding sequence ATGATCCATAAAATTACGGTAGTAGTCCCGGTCTACAATGCCGAAGCGTATATCGGTAAAACGATTCAATCCGTTCTGGCGCAGTCTTATTCTGATTTTGAAGTGATCTTAGTAAATGATGGGTCACAAGATTGTAGTATCGAAATCTGTCAGCAGTTTCACGATCCCCGGATTAAGATTTTGCACCAAGAGAATCAAGGTCCGGCAGCCGCTCGCAATTTGGGAATTCGTCACGCGCAAGGGGAGTATGTCGCCTTTTTAGACGGAGACGATCTTTGGACAGAAGATAAATTGGCGAAACATATCGAACATCTCGATCGCAATCCTGAAGTAGGTGTGAGTTTTTGCCCGTCTCGATTCATCGATGATCAGGGCAAAGAGATGGGCTTGTTGCAGTTGACCAAGATGAGCGGAATTACACCGATCGATTTACTCTGTCGAACCCCGATCGGAAATGGCTCGGTTCCGGTGATTCGCAAGTCGATTTTAGAAGCGATCGAGTTCGTGAATGATGCGGGTGAGGTGTGCTATTTCAACCCGGATCGACGATTGCACCCCTCTGAAGATGTCGAATGCTGGATCAGGATTGCGCTGAAAACCAAGTGTCAGTTTGAAGGCATTCCGGAAGCGTTGACGCTGTATCGAATTAGTTCTCAGAGTCACTCGGCTCAATTAATGAAGAAGCTGCATTCTTGGGAAGCGATGCTACAAGATTTAGAAGATTGGGCACCGTTAGAGGCACAAGAATGGAACGCGCCTGCAATGTCGTATCAGTATCGGCACTTGGCAAGACGGGCGGTTTCGTTGCGCGATCGGAGAATGTCGATCGATTTAATTCACCAAGCGATTTCGACCTATCCTGCCATTTTGGTCGAGGAGCCACATCGAACCTTACAAACGTTATTTGCGGCTTATTTGCTGAAGGTGTTGCCGAAATCTTGGTATCGGGGATTTGAAGCGATCGCGGTTCAGATCACGGGTGCGATGCAACGGTATCGAATGAATTCCCAATTACAAATGCGGAGCACCGAATCAACGTGA
- a CDS encoding glycosyltransferase family 4 protein, with protein MRIAQIAPLWETVPPPAYGGAELVVSLLTEELVRRGHEVTLFATGDSTTQATLDAIHPSALRLDPAVKEHSVYEAIQLSRVYQNAHKFDIIHSHIGFAALACSQLVKTPTVHTLHGTFSLDNQKAFSSCKSQSYVSISNTQREPRLGLNYVATVYNGIDPSTHHFYPEPDAPPYLAFLGRLSPEKGPHHAIEIAKRAGYPLKMAGKVDRVDVDYFEQEIKPHIDGEQIQYLGEANHVQKNRLMGNAIATLFPITWCEPFGLVMIESMAAGTPVIAMELGATSEVIVHEETGFLCQSVDECVAAVQRIDQIDRWACRRHVETKFGVKQMVDGYEAVYRQLLGEKFAHNGHSKSMPILETLQR; from the coding sequence ATGCGGATTGCTCAGATTGCTCCTCTGTGGGAAACGGTACCCCCGCCCGCATATGGTGGAGCAGAATTAGTAGTGAGTTTATTGACCGAAGAACTCGTGCGACGCGGACATGAAGTGACGTTGTTTGCGACCGGAGATTCGACCACTCAAGCCACACTCGATGCAATTCACCCTAGTGCATTGCGACTTGATCCCGCTGTAAAAGAGCATTCCGTTTACGAAGCGATTCAACTCAGTCGCGTCTACCAAAATGCTCACAAGTTTGACATCATTCATTCGCATATTGGGTTTGCTGCTTTAGCTTGCTCCCAATTAGTTAAAACGCCTACAGTGCATACTTTACATGGCACATTTAGTTTAGATAACCAGAAAGCTTTTAGTTCTTGTAAATCACAATCTTACGTTAGTATCTCCAACACTCAACGAGAACCCCGATTAGGATTAAACTACGTTGCTACGGTTTATAACGGGATTGATCCTTCCACCCATCACTTTTATCCTGAGCCAGATGCCCCGCCGTATCTGGCTTTTTTAGGGCGACTGTCCCCCGAAAAAGGACCCCATCACGCGATCGAGATTGCAAAGCGCGCAGGCTACCCGCTGAAAATGGCAGGCAAAGTCGATCGCGTTGATGTCGATTATTTCGAGCAGGAGATCAAACCTCACATTGATGGCGAACAGATTCAATATCTTGGTGAAGCGAATCATGTGCAGAAGAATCGACTGATGGGAAATGCGATCGCAACCTTATTTCCGATTACTTGGTGCGAACCGTTTGGTTTAGTCATGATCGAATCAATGGCGGCTGGAACACCTGTGATTGCGATGGAATTGGGTGCGACCTCAGAAGTGATTGTGCATGAGGAAACAGGTTTCTTATGTCAAAGCGTGGATGAATGTGTGGCAGCCGTTCAACGGATTGATCAAATCGATCGATGGGCGTGTCGTCGTCATGTTGAGACCAAGTTTGGCGTGAAACAAATGGTTGATGGCTATGAAGCCGTTTATCGTCAACTGTTAGGAGAGAAGTTTGCTCACAACGGTCACAGCAAGAGTATGCCAATTTTGGAGACATTGCAGCGGTAG
- a CDS encoding DUF2949 domain-containing protein codes for MPETTRLIQFLTDELNVSSNSIALALQQCEQSPNLLPIVLWQYGLINLTELEQIFDWMAESTCVIPNAQVIFP; via the coding sequence ATGCCTGAAACGACTCGCTTGATTCAATTTCTCACCGACGAACTGAATGTCTCATCGAACTCGATCGCGCTTGCCCTGCAACAATGCGAACAATCTCCGAACTTACTTCCGATCGTGCTCTGGCAGTATGGCTTGATCAATCTCACCGAGCTAGAACAAATCTTCGATTGGATGGCAGAATCAACCTGTGTGATTCCCAATGCTCAGGTCATCTTTCCGTAG